The following nucleotide sequence is from Arvicola amphibius chromosome 1, mArvAmp1.2, whole genome shotgun sequence.
cccttctgtctgagcattggtagaggtaagaactctctagtggttggtgctctgcttctctgatctttcagcattaacccctatatctgattccaagtttttattattaagaccaattaacaATTGTGTTACaaagaacacattttcttttaataggcTACATTACCCACACGGTCCACACCTGAGAGGTGAAGTCATGCTGTTGCAACTGCCGCCCTTCACGCAGGTCCCAGGATCTCACAGTGTTGTCTAAACCGCCTGTCCAGAGCTTGGTGCCATCATTAGAAATGTCAATACAACTGGCTCCATCTGTGTGGCCCTGGAATTgcctgaaaatataaaatggagggAAAGCCCTTGAAacgttaatttttattttaattcaattaattaattgaacTCAATTAATCTGTGAACTTTCTGCTGATCAAATTCAGTGCAGGCTTTATCTACAGATCTCATTTGGTTTATGCTTTCTAATTATTCAAAATAGTAGTAAAACATATGTATCTGTGTCTGGCTGTGCAGGAGAAAAGGACATGCTCACAAGAAATACCCAATGTAAGTACATTCAGTGTGATCCTCTGCCCAGGGTCACTTCTGCTAAAATGTACATGGGGTATGGAGGAAAGAGTTCAAAGTGGGTCCCCACCACACAGTCGAAGATGGCATTGAATATCTGAACCTTACCCAAAAGGTACAAGAAcaacaattattttgtttttggattgAACTTAGCAGTCCTTCAAGATAAGACCAGAAAGGGCTCTTTTCTTCCCACACATGCCCTGTCCATCATAGTGAAAAGTTCCCAATCTTCTCGTATCCTGTCCCTGATTATAATGCTCATTCTCATTTCTCAATCTACAGTGCTGCTGTCTACCTGTTCTTAACTATGGGAACAGACAATTTAGGCCATGTGAGCATTCACAGCAATCCCTGAGCACTGGGCCACTGGCAAGAGCCATACAACTGCTGGTGAAGTTGTGACACATGCAGCACCTAAACTAAAACCATATACTACATCTTCTCACTGAGGAGTAGGGGCAATGATGGGTGTCAGCAGGCACAAATAACAAATTAAAGACACCTAGTGAACCGATGAGGTACTGACAACATTCTATATGTAAAAATGACCTTCActtctaaaaattaaatcagtaatgcttagtgtgtatgtgtgtgtgtgcgcgcacgcacacgtgtatgtaaaacaaaacattcatttaataaaatacagtGGTGAAGCAAGATACTACATTTATTATCTACATTTATTAGGGATTATTTCATTATCCCTAAAGTTTAAGAAAGCTGTGTTCCACCCAGACAAACATATATATTGTCAGACAGTTTTGAGCACCATGTGGTAAATTAGCTCTCCCTTATAAACAAAAAGTGGATTCAGCAGACCTACCTCACCAGAGTCTGGTTGTGCAGATCCCACACTGCGATGTTGCCATCACTACAGCATGAGAAGCAGACCTTGGAGTCAGGGCTGATGGCCAGAGCATAGCAGGCAGGGGCTGAGGATGTCAGCTCTGCCTTGATGCGTGGGGTTGGAGCTGCAAGGTCCCAGATGGACAGTGTACTAGCTTCCCCTCCAACAATTAAGGTGCGACCATCAGGGAGCAATCTGCAGGAACGGATGTAGTTATCCCTGTTCTATGGAGACAAAAGCCATCACAAAATTACCcatgaggaaagaaaacagcattaaCACGAGAGCAGGAATCCATAAAAGTATTGTGTTCCCTTCTGGTTTAATGAGCCATTTATACTTATGACAATGATAAAGTAGATTAATGCTACAAAATTACATGAAATTAAGGAAGTACTTAAACTTGATCTACAAAATTTAGTACCAAGATATTTAATCTTAATTAGCACCCAAATGCAAAGATCTAGTCCCACTCCCGCTACCAAATTAAGCAGCCATGGACGTAATCTGCATACACAGATAACATGGGTCTGCAAACAAACCATTGTAATTCTCCAAGCTCTGAAGCCCTGGCATATTTTGCTGAGGACGAAGGGTCCTGGTATTGAAACCACATCACAGTTAAAGTCACTTGGCAGTAGTTTATGGAAATCTTACATACATTCAATTATGTTAGACTGAATGCTACATTAAAGGACTGTTCTGGTATAAGGGAAGAAAACTAAGCTGCAATTTCCTGTAGAGCCCAAGGACAAATGATAACAGACCAGCTAAGAGGCTGGGAAGCCACATGAACAATTGATTTAAAATTCTCAGGTATGTTCTGGTAGAAGCAATGTGTGAACTCTTAGCATTCTTGAACCAAGTGATTTACCTTTGACCCTGGGAACAGGGTGAATGCAGATTGTACAGATGCACATACTATACATGAAGAACTGGACCACTCTGAGAGAAACCCCCCACCTATCTTCTTGGGACTGCTATGGTTCACTCATCatcagggtttttctttgtcatCCCTGCTCACTTACCAGGCAGTCCAGTTGGGAGACTGGGCTCTTGTTGCCAGGATGGCTGATGTCCCAGACCTTTACACAGCCCTTGCCACCTGTGTACACGTGCCTTGTGGGATTGCTGATGGTCACTGCACACACCACCTCCCCATGGTTGAGGGTATTGATCTGTCGAGCATGTCGAGGGATCCCGGGTCCAATGAGGGCATCAGGGGGAAAGGGAACAGGCTGCATCTGGCCATCGGCACTAACGTGAAAGGAGTACGCTCTAGGgcacaggaaggaaaaaacagGAGGAGGATAATGTAGGAAGcattagcttttgttttcttttgagacaaggtcttatgtatccctggttggcctcaaacttactatatatAGAGTGGGGAGTAACCCATCTGCCTCTACTCCCCATGTGCTATGATTAGAGGTATGCACTGACATGTCCGATTTAAGCAGTAATTGATATCAAAAACCCAGGTTTCATACATAATAGAAACAcattctaccaactaagctacattcctTGAAAATGTCATTAAACCATTCGatataacaaaagagaaagaaaatcctttCAGTGCTACTTGAgatttttgttaaaacaaaaatcaaattcatCTGGTACAACACAATAAGCTTCAAAGTCAGGGGCTTGGCCATAACCGAATACCAACTAGCTGTTTAACAGTTGCTGTGTGACCATCAGTAGTTACCTAGCCCCTATGAATTCAATACTAACTTCAAAAGGGAGAGGATGAGTCTATAGCTTAAAGAGAATTAAGTGGGATAGCTAACATCAAATATACATAGTACCTATTTTTTTCCACTCTAAACCTTcattgctttgaatttttcagTGGTTCCATGGCCTGCACCAGATTTTACCTGTAGATGGATTCATTCCAACCAAATCAATTATTAAAGGTGATGACTAAGCTAAAATTCTAAAGCACTGAATAGTCCCATTCTGTAGGTGAAAACGGTGAGATGGCAGATATGCCAAAAAATAGTTATACTGATCAGACAAAttctaaaaaaatccaaaaggaatGAAAACTTGAAAAAGTGTCCTGCCTGACAGCCCCAAGGCCCACCTTACTTGTATACAAGTATTTCCATTTCCAGTTCACACCCTTAAAAGCCTGTGGTGTGAAAACATTTGGCTTTAAATCTTCATCAACAGATTCTACCTTTAGGACACAACTGTTAGCAAGGGAATAGTGAGGCTGCAGGGATGCAGATCAACTTCAGGAGAAGCAGGTGCCAATAGCAAGTGGAAAGGAGCTGAGCCTATTATGGTAGCTCCTAGGTACCACACCCCTTTTTGAGAAATATGTACCATAGCAGAGAAGGCATTTGTGAGTGTATGAAAGATAGGGGCTTGGACTAAACCATGTGCAGGATAAGAATCTAACCTAagatagtgtggtggtttgaatgagaaatgccccaagttctcaggcatttgaatatttttgttacCTAGTTGGTGGCATTATTTAGGGAGCTTTAGGTGATGCACCCTTGCTGGAGGGAGTAAGGAGGGCTTTGAGATTAAAAGCCTCCTGTCACTGCAGtttgttctgtttcctgcttgtaTTTGAAGATGTGTGTTCTTAGCTACCGGTTCCAACCACCATACCAGGCTCTTGCTGCTTCCTTGCTATAATTATAATAGACTCTAAACCCTTTGGAATCATGAGCCAAAAGGAACACTttcttccacaagttgctttcagtcatggtgctttattatagcaacaaaaagtaactaaaatcAATAGTTTATAGCTCTTTACTGCAAAAGTCTAGGCTggtcatgtttaaaaaaaattagcccaTCATTGAGGGTATGCCACAGATGCTTAAGGGAAGGGTTGAAAAGCTGAGAAGTCAACAGAAAGAGAGTATTTTCTAAGTCAAATAAAGAGGATAAAGAGGACTTGGAGTCACACCAATTGTGAACCTCAAAAGAGTGAGCTTATGAGGAATGTGAACAAAGATGATGGGAATGCTAGGTGCAAGAGCTACAATTCATAGGACCTGACTTATGTATAAGCAAGATAAAGCTTATTCTTTATACTGGAAAAGATGCTTGGATTCTGAAAGCAACACCCCAGTACCAGGAATGTGTTACAACTTTTTGACTACGGGCATTGCATAGCCAGCCCTACCCTACCCCTTGGCTAACATTATAGGCTATTGTCAATGTTATTAGTTCACTCCACAACCTGATGGTTAGAACTTATTGCTGATGACATCACATACTTATGTCTCTGAATATGCAAAAATTGAGCTGTTGCTCCACTACAAGCTTCATGCCCTATTGATCAAtgttcacagtgctggaaggtacTAGACTATGCATGTTACAATCACATTCAGCTATGAACTCTTTGAGATATAATAGAGACCTGCCTGGAAAATGTACCCTGGCAAAATATACTGATACAAGTGAGATACAAATCTTATGGGAgtaactacttttttttttttttttattaaagttaagGATCActctccatgagatggaactcatacTGACTGTTGATGAGGCCAAGAACCCGAGACAAGATAGGTCATGGGCCTTAGGGGAAACCCCGCtagttattttgctaaatgaacatagcaataaaacaactctTAATGACATACTGTTATACCCACAGATACTCATTAGTGCATTGCTCAGTCCTTATCAGAGAAGTTGCTTCTTGCAGATGGTAATTAACATAGAGACCAACAACTGAACATTGTACAGAGTGAAAGACATAGGGTGCTCAGTTCCAAACGTGATGTTTGTATCACACCTCTCCCCtcataggctcagggatctatgtggaagaggaggtgggaagattctaagagccacAGCTAGTAGATGATTCCAAGGAAATAACATTTTTTGACACAACAGacctgatgcacatatgaactcataacAACTGTGACACCATACGTAAGACAGCAAAAGTTCAAGCTagaaaaattccagcatggaaaAGTGGAAGTAGGTACAGAATTACCAAAATTAAGCAAGAAGGTATTTACAATTGATAGCTGAGAGGGAAAATCTTCAATGGAGCAATACTGCATGTATCAACCATTCTGTAGGGCAGGCCTCATGCTCAGGAGTAATTAGCCAATAAAATAttgaatccatatttatttatttgtgtgtgtgtgtgtgtgtgtgtgtgtgtgtgtgtgtgtgtgtatgattttttggtttgttttgttgagaaagAAAGACCATGAAGTTGGGTGGTAGGGAAgctctgggaggagttgaggtgGGGCAAGAATATGATCATAATATCTtgcatcaaacaaaacaaaacaaaaccccaaaccaaaaaggcCAGCACCAGATATGTTCAAGTTTTACCAGTTGGGACTTTTCAACCTCACAATTATGAATTAATGCATTTCTGAAcattatattaaaagaaaacaaaattaaaaaatcctaTTCTGATCTGCTTTTACAGAACTTATATTTAAGTGGGAAGAGGCACACAATGGCTACACGTAAGCATTCAAAAGGTGGGGCCAGTAGTGTCTCTCTACTATCAGCCCAACACttacaaggcagaggcagaaggatcaacaaattcaagaccagccagttTGGGGTACACAGTGAAACTTtacctcaaaaaaattaaaggaagacgACAgtagggaggaaggcagagagggatgTTATTTGAACAGAGCGAGTATGGCAGAATGCTCTGTTAAGAGGGCATCTAACAGAGACCTGAAGTGAGACAGTGAGTCACAGAAAATGTTGATAGAGGGTCACTAGTGAGAATAAATGCCAGAGAGACAGACTCTGTCACATGTGGATAGTCAAGACTAGGGATGCAGCATATGTATGGCAGGTACAATCTCAGCAAAGATGTAATCAAGACTGATGTAATTGTGTGTTttctaaaagggaagaaaaaacactttttcctcttttctttttattctcaaaGCGAAATACTcactttaaaagttttctttgaagATCAATCTAATTAGAACTGTGTTTAGTAGTGAGGCAAAAAAGAGTGCGAGTGCACAAAGACCAAGACTGTGGGATGGGGTGCGGTGAGATTACAAATCAAAAAGAGGCTAGAAGAGGTGTGTTGTGCTAGGCCTGTTATCACTCCAGGGCAGTGTGAACAGACATTCCAAATGCTCAGTTAACTGTAAAAAAGCCAATGAGCAAGCTACCTTTTCTGAAAATAGAACTGAGCAGAAGActgtcctgttttctttcttttcttttttgaaagctCAGCATGTCTGTTCTCTATATGTTCAAATTCTAATCATCTAAGTTTGCATATAAACATCACACTTTCTGAACACTACTGCCTTGAAATCAGTAACAGACATGGAGAAGCCCTGACTGCCAGAGCACTTTCAcaacttatatttttatatgaaggcttgattttaaactaaaaacacCAACTCCACCTTATGCCTTGTCTTTTGCTAAGAGAAAATGAAGCCCTCTTCCTACTCAGcaatgcccaaattccaaaaGTAAAGCAAGGACTAGAGCTTGGCAACATGAATCCAAAGGGACAAAGGGTACTCACGGTTTTCCTCCTGGAATGCCTGTCAAGTTTGGAGGTATTGCTGGCACACCACGCATATGATGGTGTGGATCAAATCCCACCTAAAATTGTcccatgcaaaacaaaacaaaaaacaagacattcATTTGCTATACCTTGCACAATATGGCACTTAAAGCCTAATATatatcatttgaaaataaaattttagagacCTTTACAGAAGTATTTATTgataaaatgaaagaatgtttaatatttaaaggGTCATTTATTCAGGACAGgagaatacaaaaaaattaaactactgattattaaagtttattatagaaacaaaatgtatttttattttctttggggcccAATTTTGTagtttaaaatgtcaaaataactactatattttaagaagtcacaaactttctcatcttcccaaagaaaataatcaagacaTAGTCCACATATCTTAATTTATACAGAAACACTCTGATTCTTCCATAAATACCTTGTATTATATAAACTACATTAAAAAGAATGCAAGACAATGCTGTGTGTCCCCACACTCTATTATAAAAGCAGGTAAACATACCACAGGTGATCTTCCATAGGCTGCTGCAGCTGCGGCTGCTGCAGCAGCTGCACTCATCTGGGGGGAGATGTTGTGTAGCCCAGCATAAGCAGCTCCAGGGCTGGTCAGCTCCCCATTCATCCCAGCATGGGGCACAATCCCAAAGGGGGTTGGATATGGACAAGGTACAGCCATGGGCGTCCTTAGGCTCGATGCTgaagagaaaaccaaaaacacagaaaactgtagTAGCATATTGTTTGCTTGGTTAATAACATAGCCCATAATTCAAATGAACTCATTTTACTATTCTAAAAATCATCCAATCCTTTTGGGTATTTCAATCATCCATCCCATTTTTCTGAATACTTAACACGTGCTAGTCATGGGTGGGGTCACATGCTTAATTTGGAATACTTACTTTGTCTAATGGTCAGTGCTGGTTATTGCTACTTCTAACAGATTTAGCATTACCTAAGTCACTTAAAATCTTTTTGAAAACAGAAGTAAGTATACAGTATTTCCCCCCTTACTAACCTAAGGGGTCCACACCTGGTGGCTTTCCAGGTACAGGCCTCAATCCGGGAGTAGAGTTACTGCCAGGGGTAGGTGCATCAGTTCGCGGAGTAGGAGTATTGGACTTTGAAACGGGAGTAGTAGATTTTTCATTCTAACAAAGAGATGGAATATATCAGCCAGGAGAATATGAATTTACGAGTTAATTTAATACTAAAACAGtaagcaacacaaaacaaagaaatttaagaatttcttcagtttctcttatatcttatattaattaaaaagacTCAGAGAGGCATATTACAGAAAAACCTTCACTGAAGCTGACCTTAGGTTATTTCTAGGAACCTGAATTCAGTCAGAGGCCAAAGAAATTCACCAACCATCCTGAAGGAGGGCCACATGCTGGTGGCCATGGATTTGCCAGGCTCCTAACCACTGTTGATGTCCTAAGATGTACCCTGGATGACTAGCTCCTCTCAGAGAACTCCCACATGAAGCATCATGTAACCCACAGTAGAAAGGAGACAAGCAGAGCTTCAGAAGACAAGACAAGGGTGCTGAACCCAGACTGTGATCAGGCTTTCTGTCCATCATATCCATCCAGACATATACTCTCTATCTGCACACAAACTGAAGAGTTGCCCTAACCTTTAGTTGTAAATTCAAAAGGTCACTGAAAACTTcatatgcctttttaaaaaatgaaaaacgtgttgaggtgaaaaaaaaacaaaaacaaaaacaggatttGCTACACACAAATGCAATCAACTCCACAGTCACAGGCAGAGGTATAGGGACAGTATCTTGACTAGAAGGCAGTTCAGTTTGGCATTTGTGTTAAGTCAAAGCAGACTTTTTATAAGTGACAGAATATTTCTGAGGCAGTAGCTAAAATTATCACAGCTGTGCATAGCTTGGCAATTCAAATGCAGCACGTAATAAAATGACTAACACCCCAAACCAAGGTCACCACAAACCACAGGCAATAAGACCACCTCCCTAACTCCGGTGTGCTGTTTTTTACCCATTATTTCTCTTgtaaatatacagaaagactcAGGAAGCAAATACCATCAATTTAGTAAACCTTTCTGCTCTAAAACATCTTTTCTAATTAAATATATCTGAAACACACATGCATCAATCAGAAATTCAAGCCCTACAGAAAAatgtgaaatatataaaaaatgaaaattcaaaaacTATCTTGGAAGTGGCAATTCTGGTAAGGATTGGGTAACTTACAAGGCTAAGCTCTTTGGATTTGGAGGAAGGAGTACTGCTGGAAGATGCAACAGAGGCGGGGCTGATGGGGGCATCTTTCTTCAGGAGGCGTGTCTTGTCCAGGCCATTCTCTCGAGGGGAGTGTGCTGGGCTTCCTCGAGGGGATGATGGATCctacaaagaaaaaatttaagactCACAACACGGAGGTCCTTGACTGGGGAACTTTTCTAACTGAAAGCACTTAATAGCTtgcttaaaaatacaaaatgttctgAAAAAGATAACAAAATTAACTGAAATTGCTAAAGGAAACATCTGGTATTGAGGTCAGattctaaacaacaacaacaacaagtccACTAATCTGCAAGGAACATCAATACAGTCAGTAGGGCGACCACTAACACCTGTGAACTTGTGGTGGAAAAGGATAGTGTCAACTGAGAGGGAGGAGCAGCGCTTGAGAGGCCCCGCAGTGGACAGTCGGTAATGGTTTCTCAAAAGCAGGCCGCTAACCGCCCACCTACCTCATTGGACACGTCGACCACTAAGTTGTCGTCACTCTTCTCGCCGTCACTGTCCTGCACAGAGAAATGAGAAGCATTACCTCAGCCCTGTAAGAGCAACATCACAGCTTCAGCTACATTTATATGCCCACGCCAGGTCCTGATGTGATGAAAACGGTATCAAACAGAGTTATCACAGTTTACCATGTACTCTACAATGTACTCTTCCTTATTCTTCATGTTGATGTTATGAGCTAGAAATGATTCCATTTCCCATTCTTGAAAATTGGAGCACAATAGCTTCCTTACTACTCTAAAACTCAGAACACAAACTTTCACACCCATCTAAAAACAGACTACAAGTGTAGTGGGGCATGGTTTGGTCtggcaacatttaaaaaaatctgaacaaCTTATTGCATAGTTAAACTGTGAGGTAAAAATCCAAAGTCTGAGCATCTTGTGAAGTTCACAGTCCTACAGTGAACCAGCTGATGGGAAGCAGAGCAACAAATACCTGCCTCCACACTTCCTACCCAGCATGCTCCCTTCTCTTATAGGACCTGCCACTAGAGGAAAATGAGTATCAGTTCATGTGAAGAACATTATGGACGTCTAAGCTAAACACATAAAGTTCTGGAAATAAACTACCCTAACAAATAATGTCCTAGTATACCCAGGTCTTAGATTAGATGTTATAGGAAAGCACTGTGgtcatgtatacacatgtacacatatacatgtatgtttgtgcacataaacatacacacatagctTCAGCTAGTTGATGGAGATAGCTTGAGACACAGCTATAAATACTAtacttaaaaaaatctcttaaaggaTATTGTTATCCTATGTTCTACAATTGGCTGGTAATGGTTAAAATTAGCAGCTGATATAAAGAACAAGACAAACTGGCCTCCACCAAAGCAAAGGTGGATGAACTTACATAGCGAGCTgcaatttccttttcttctgttttctgttttttgctcTCTGAAGAATAGTCTGTAGAGTTCCTGTGTTTCTCAGAACCTCGGAAACTAGCTGATGGGGATACCGAAGAGCTCTGGAATTAGAAACAGACACTGggttgaaaaaaatcattcacttaGAAGTGCAATTAAacatttatccatccatttatttatttatttatttatttatttatttatttatttagtgctgTAGTGCATGCCTGGGGAGCTGTTAaagggagacaggagacagaggaggagatgaaaggagaaagacagaggtacagaggaaaagaaacagacaaagacaaaatagaaagatgattaaaaaagagaataaaaaaaatagcaggCTGAGTATGAACCCCAAAGAGCAGATCTGGTCTCGAGTATCTCATGCATCTTGCTCAAGATTTACACAAAGttgggaaagggaagaaacacAAGAAACGGGACCCAGGGAAAGATAggcttggctttgtttgttttgttttataaagtttACTGGCTGACACAAAGTAGGTATTTGAAACTTCCACAGAGAAACTGAATACAGTTGAGCTTAAAGAATAACCAGtagtttttcaattaaaaaagttaaaaagaaggaaaataatcatTAAAGGCTTGAATAACCAAATGTGGTGGCCATGTGATATATAGACCATAATCACAGAATATTTTACTTAGCCTACATCTACGGCCTGGAACATgcagaagcaagaaaaaaaatgcctgcaaACATCAACTGTATTATTTATGTTCTTCATAAGCCTACTCATTTTGTTTCTGGAAACCCTAAACTCACTGTGGCCAGAGCAGAGGAAGTGGGTTCATGCCTCAAGAAACCACAGTAAGGGGCTACGGGCCATAGGCTCAGGCCACAGGCTTGATGTCTGTTCTTTCAACAGGCACTTAACCTGAGGTGTCCTTACATCGGTGACAAGATTTGAAGCCTGAGAAATGTGATTCTCTGCCATGAAAGTCAGCTGATTATTGAGCATATGTATGATAGCTTAAAACTATGGAtggaaaagtgaaaacaaaaactaCCCTCAAGAATCTGTCAGGCCatgagctagggagatggcccaTTGGCCTTAGTGCTCCTCTCTAAAAACTCCATGTGAATCTGGAAGAAACAGCATGTGCCTATAACTCAAGCCCTTCTACAGGGAGAGAAAAGGTAGAGAATCCCAGAAAGTTAGAAGCTAGATGGTTTCCTGTACACAGCAGCACactagagacttttttttttcaaaaaaactaaaaggCAAGGACCAATAATACCTCAAGTTATTcctaacctccacacacacactctaccctTAACACCCCTCCCCCTACCTTGGGCTAAATTACAGAAAAGGCTTTGGTCATTATTCACTAAGGACAAAGACTAAAACAAtcagatgatttttgtttttatggtgatGGGGTTCTAACCCAGAGCCTCCACCATAGCAAATGTTCTCTAAAATTTAGCTACATCACCAGCTCCCAAAGAAATTTAAGAGACTAATTAACTTAAAAGTCTCTAAAGACTTCTAGTTTCAGTTTATATCTAAGTCATAAGACTTGACATTTTTGCTTCATACGCTCACCAATCCCAATTTGGTATGGTTTTATAGTCACTGAAGTAACAAAGACACTGGTTTCCAGTCAGAACTTCCTATCTAGTTATCACCCTTAATACGTTCTCCATACTTTTAGAATCTTTTATTTTCCCAAAATAGATTCAGTCATCTATccttattcttcttttaaaaaggcaACTGGTTTCCTACAGCTTTAGGAAAGAcatttgaactcctgattttgaCTGTATTCCAAAGCGCCCACTATGAGTCCCGGCCTTGCCCCACTGCCATCAGTGCATTGAGCATGTTCCTTAGGGCTCTATGTATTTTCACAGcatctttgtctttctccatgggattacaggtgtcctTTTGCTCAGTATCTTTTAAAATCCCTTCCAACATAAAATCCAACTCTTAAGGTCAGTTTTCAAAGCTTCCTCAGATGCTTCCTGACAGAATTAGTTACTCCCTACCTGTTGTTCCCTTAATATGCTGTTTACTCAGTGAATAGAGCATG
It contains:
- the Tle4 gene encoding transducin-like enhancer protein 4 isoform X1 — translated: MIRDLSKMYPQTRHPAPHQPAQPFKFTISESCDRIKEEFQFLQAQYHSLKLECEKLASEKTEMQRHYVMYYEMSYGLNIEMHKQAEIVKRLNAICAQVIPFLSQEHQQQVVQAVERAKQVTMAELNAIIGQQQLQAQHLSHGHGLPVPLTPHPSGLQPPAIPPIGSSAGLLALSSALGGQSHLPIKDEKKHHDNDHQRDRDSIKHSPYMQSEARLAQTLKEDVHPRLVELQQRKSSSVSPSASFRGSEKHRNSTDYSSESKKQKTEEKEIAARYDSDGEKSDDNLVVDVSNEDPSSPRGSPAHSPRENGLDKTRLLKKDAPISPASVASSSSTPSSKSKELSLNEKSTTPVSKSNTPTPRTDAPTPGSNSTPGLRPVPGKPPGVDPLASSLRTPMAVPCPYPTPFGIVPHAGMNGELTSPGAAYAGLHNISPQMSAAAAAAAAAAAYGRSPVVGFDPHHHMRGVPAIPPNLTGIPGGKPAYSFHVSADGQMQPVPFPPDALIGPGIPRHARQINTLNHGEVVCAVTISNPTRHVYTGGKGCVKVWDISHPGNKSPVSQLDCLNRDNYIRSCRLLPDGRTLIVGGEASTLSIWDLAAPTPRIKAELTSSAPACYALAISPDSKVCFSCCSDGNIAVWDLHNQTLVRQFQGHTDGASCIDISNDGTKLWTGGLDNTVRSWDLREGRQLQQHDFTSQIFSLGYCPTGEWLAVGMENSNVEVLHVTKPDKYQLHLHESCVLSLKFAHCGKWFVSTGKDNLLNAWRTPYGASIFQSKESSSVLSCDISVDDKYIVTGSGDKKATVYEVIY
- the Tle4 gene encoding transducin-like enhancer protein 4 isoform X10: MIRDLSKMYPQTRHPAPHQPAQPFKFTISESCDRIKEEFQFLQAQYHSLKLECEKLASEKTEMQRHYVMYYEMSYGLNIEMHKQAEIVKRLNAICAQVIPFLSQEQQQLQAQHLSHGHGLPVPLTPHPSGLQPPAIPPIGSSAGLLALSSALGGQSHLPIKDEKKHHDNDHQRDRDSIKSSSVSPSASFRGSEKHRNSTDYSSESKKQKTEEKEIAARYDSDGEKSDDNLVVDVSNEDPSSPRGSPAHSPRENGLDKTRLLKKDAPISPASVASSSSTPSSKSKELSLNEKSTTPVSKSNTPTPRTDAPTPGSNSTPGLRPVPGKPPGVDPLASSLRTPMAVPCPYPTPFGIVPHAGMNGELTSPGAAYAGLHNISPQMSAAAAAAAAAAAYGRSPVVGFDPHHHMRGVPAIPPNLTGIPGGKPAYSFHVSADGQMQPVPFPPDALIGPGIPRHARQINTLNHGEVVCAVTISNPTRHVYTGGKGCVKVWDISHPGNKSPVSQLDCLNRDNYIRSCRLLPDGRTLIVGGEASTLSIWDLAAPTPRIKAELTSSAPACYALAISPDSKVCFSCCSDGNIAVWDLHNQTLVRQFQGHTDGASCIDISNDGTKLWTGGLDNTVRSWDLREGRQLQQHDFTSQIFSLGYCPTGEWLAVGMENSNVEVLHVTKPDKYQLHLHESCVLSLKFAHCGKWFVSTGKDNLLNAWRTPYGASIFQSKESSSVLSCDISVDDKYIVTGSGDKKATVYEVIY
- the Tle4 gene encoding transducin-like enhancer protein 4 isoform X8 — protein: MARLPPTGHFRFRAPHQPAQPFKFTISESCDRIKEEFQFLQAQYHSLKLECEKLASEKTEMQRHYVMYYEMSYGLNIEMHKQAEIVKRLNAICAQVIPFLSQEHQQQVVQAVERAKQVTMAELNAIIGQQQLQAQHLSHGHGLPVPLTPHPSGLQPPAIPPIGSSAGLLALSSALGGQSHLPIKDEKKHHDNDHQRDRDSIKSSSVSPSASFRGSEKHRNSTDYSSESKKQKTEEKEIAARYDSDGEKSDDNLVVDVSNEDPSSPRGSPAHSPRENGLDKTRLLKKDAPISPASVASSSSTPSSKSKELSLNEKSTTPVSKSNTPTPRTDAPTPGSNSTPGLRPVPGKPPGVDPLASSLRTPMAVPCPYPTPFGIVPHAGMNGELTSPGAAYAGLHNISPQMSAAAAAAAAAAAYGRSPVVGFDPHHHMRGVPAIPPNLTGIPGGKPAYSFHVSADGQMQPVPFPPDALIGPGIPRHARQINTLNHGEVVCAVTISNPTRHVYTGGKGCVKVWDISHPGNKSPVSQLDCLNRDNYIRSCRLLPDGRTLIVGGEASTLSIWDLAAPTPRIKAELTSSAPACYALAISPDSKVCFSCCSDGNIAVWDLHNQTLVRQFQGHTDGASCIDISNDGTKLWTGGLDNTVRSWDLREGRQLQQHDFTSQIFSLGYCPTGEWLAVGMENSNVEVLHVTKPDKYQLHLHESCVLSLKFAHCGKWFVSTGKDNLLNAWRTPYGASIFQSKESSSVLSCDISVDDKYIVTGSGDKKATVYEVIY